From a region of the Dickeya poaceiphila genome:
- the hcr gene encoding NADH oxidoreductase, protein MTMPTPQCPNRMQMHSLHQETPDVWTLSLISHDFYPWQPGQYALVSIANSSETLRAYTLSSSPGLSPFITFTVRRLESGTGSRWLTGQVKPGDYLWVSDAQGEFTCTRAVSDRYLMLAAGCGVTPIMSMTRWLLANRPHTDIQVIFNVRSPQHVIFAAEWQALRQRYPQQLHLTLMAEQQAEAGFLSGRLTESVLSQQVPDILSRTVMTCGPQPYMKQVETFCLQAGVPGDRIFKEQFGAPDAEVDGDGEQLIIAIRHSLQQVNVPVGISLLAALESHQLPVNAACRAGVCGSCKTRILSGNYTTTSTMTLTPEEIENGYVLACSCQLQGDVELA, encoded by the coding sequence ATGACCATGCCTACCCCACAGTGCCCAAACCGTATGCAGATGCACTCCCTCCATCAGGAAACGCCGGATGTATGGACGCTTTCGCTGATCAGTCATGACTTTTACCCCTGGCAGCCCGGCCAATATGCACTGGTCAGCATCGCCAACAGTAGTGAAACGCTGCGTGCCTATACCCTCTCTTCCTCACCGGGACTCAGCCCGTTCATCACCTTCACCGTACGACGGTTGGAAAGCGGCACAGGCTCGCGCTGGCTGACTGGGCAGGTAAAACCCGGCGACTATCTGTGGGTTTCTGATGCACAAGGCGAATTTACCTGCACCCGCGCCGTTAGTGATCGCTACCTGATGCTGGCCGCAGGCTGCGGTGTGACGCCGATTATGTCGATGACGCGCTGGCTGCTGGCCAACCGCCCGCACACCGATATTCAGGTCATCTTCAATGTTCGCTCCCCACAACACGTGATTTTTGCTGCGGAATGGCAAGCACTGCGCCAGCGTTATCCACAGCAACTGCACTTAACCCTGATGGCGGAACAGCAGGCTGAAGCCGGTTTTCTCAGCGGACGACTTACTGAATCCGTGCTATCGCAACAGGTGCCGGATATCCTCAGCCGCACGGTAATGACCTGTGGTCCACAGCCCTATATGAAACAGGTGGAAACCTTCTGTTTACAGGCCGGCGTTCCGGGTGATCGGATTTTCAAAGAGCAATTCGGTGCTCCTGATGCTGAGGTGGATGGCGATGGCGAACAACTCATCATAGCTATCCGCCATTCATTGCAACAGGTGAACGTTCCGGTCGGCATCAGTCTGCTGGCAGCGCTGGAAAGCCATCAGTTGCCGGTGAATGCCGCCTGTCGCGCCGGCGTATGTGGTAGCTGCAAAACCCGGATTCTTAGCGGCAACTATACCACCACCAGCACAATGACATTGACACCTGAAGAAATTGAAAACGGCTATGTGCTAGCGTGCAGTTGTCAGTTACAAGGCGATGTCGAACTCGCCTGA
- a CDS encoding DUF2867 domain-containing protein, producing the protein MMTVKPAPILIIGASGYIGRHLIARLSQQGQTMIAASRRIDSLAALNLPGVRCEHVDLMKPHTLPEGLWQTETLYYLAHSMGDGADFLEREYQSAQNLRQVLRTSRVQQIIYLGSAQTERRPSTHMQARKLTGDILRSSGIPVTELRAGIIVGPGSAAFEIMRDMVNNLPVLTPPRWVRSKSAPIALENLLTYLTELRHYPAVQHRIFDAAGPEYLSYQTLFERFIRITGKRRLLLPIPVPTGLVSAWFLNLVTSVSSSTAKALVQGLRHDLPMDDSELRRLIPQRLLGFDEAVQATLDDEKAAAQHPDWGYDPDVQARWRADYAFYPKQAGYSHKTRASSQALWQVVQQIGGQDGYFYANPLWTIRAKIDDWCGNQVIYRRPERTELLEGDLVNGWKVIRVKPCQQLVLLFGMKAPGLGRLAFSIADRGTYRVLDVRAWWHPAGCNGLGYWFLMMPAHLFVFRGMARRIAVLAQEAERLDIDSLTHGD; encoded by the coding sequence ATGATGACCGTCAAACCCGCCCCGATTCTGATTATTGGCGCCAGTGGTTATATTGGCCGCCACCTCATTGCAAGACTGAGCCAGCAAGGTCAAACAATGATTGCCGCTTCGCGTCGTATCGACTCGCTGGCAGCGCTGAATCTTCCTGGCGTACGCTGTGAACATGTAGACCTGATGAAACCACACACGCTGCCAGAAGGATTATGGCAGACAGAAACCCTCTATTATCTGGCGCACAGCATGGGCGACGGCGCTGATTTCCTGGAGCGTGAATACCAGTCGGCGCAAAACCTGCGTCAGGTGCTGCGCACCAGCCGGGTCCAACAAATTATCTATCTGGGTTCAGCACAGACCGAACGCCGCCCATCCACCCATATGCAGGCACGCAAGCTGACCGGTGATATTCTGCGCAGCAGCGGCATTCCCGTCACCGAGCTGCGTGCAGGGATTATCGTCGGCCCAGGTTCTGCCGCGTTCGAAATTATGCGTGATATGGTGAACAATTTGCCGGTGCTGACGCCGCCACGCTGGGTACGTTCAAAATCCGCGCCTATCGCGCTGGAAAATCTGCTCACCTACCTGACGGAACTGAGGCACTATCCAGCTGTGCAGCATCGTATTTTTGACGCAGCCGGGCCGGAATACCTCAGTTACCAGACCTTGTTCGAGCGTTTTATCCGCATTACCGGCAAACGTCGCTTGCTGCTCCCAATCCCGGTGCCGACCGGATTAGTCTCAGCCTGGTTTCTCAATCTGGTAACCTCAGTGTCCAGTTCCACCGCCAAAGCGCTGGTGCAAGGGCTACGTCACGATCTGCCAATGGACGACAGCGAACTACGCCGCCTGATCCCGCAGCGGCTGCTGGGGTTTGATGAGGCGGTGCAAGCCACACTGGATGACGAAAAAGCGGCAGCACAGCACCCCGACTGGGGATATGACCCTGATGTACAGGCGCGCTGGCGCGCTGACTATGCTTTCTATCCTAAACAAGCGGGTTACAGCCATAAAACCAGAGCCAGCAGTCAGGCATTGTGGCAAGTCGTTCAGCAAATCGGTGGGCAGGACGGCTATTTTTACGCCAACCCTTTGTGGACAATCCGGGCCAAAATAGATGACTGGTGCGGCAATCAGGTTATTTACCGTCGGCCAGAGCGAACCGAGTTGCTTGAGGGCGACCTCGTCAACGGCTGGAAGGTCATCCGGGTCAAGCCATGTCAGCAGTTGGTATTGTTATTTGGTATGAAAGCTCCGGGGTTAGGGCGGCTAGCTTTTTCTATTGCTGATCGCGGCACCTATCGGGTACTGGATGTCCGAGCCTGGTGGCATCCTGCTGGCTGTAACGGGCTGGGTTACTGGTTCCTGATGATGCCTGCGCATCTGTTCGTGTTTCGAGGCATGGCACGCCGCATCGCTGTATTAGCACAGGAAGCGGAACGACTGGATATTGATAGCCTTACTCATGGCGACTAA
- a CDS encoding N-acetylmuramoyl-L-alanine amidase, producing the protein MNRFIIGLSWRSVTLILLMLLAGCHTRERYIDEGDYQLDVSSTAISRSDRVRFLVFHYTAEDFGASLKILTTGQVSAHYLVPAHPPQVSRKPVAWRLVPESQSAWHAGTSYWRGYTQLNGTSIGIEQENLGLQQTASGTGGWQPYTPQQISLVTHLARDIIARHHIAPQYVVGHSDIAPQRKLDPGPLFPWQQLAQEGIGAWPDAQRVRFYLANRQEYDPVDKNALLEKLACYGYEVTPGMSDIQQQRVVAAFQMHFRQQRYNGEADAETEAIVDALLEKYGAMASCKETPVMDNNHSTFG; encoded by the coding sequence ATGAATCGCTTTATTATCGGATTGTCATGGCGGAGCGTGACGCTAATCTTATTGATGCTGCTGGCGGGCTGTCATACTCGTGAGCGCTATATTGATGAGGGAGATTACCAACTGGATGTGTCGTCTACGGCTATTAGCCGGAGTGATCGGGTTCGCTTCCTGGTGTTTCACTATACAGCGGAAGACTTTGGCGCTTCACTGAAAATACTTACTACTGGACAGGTGAGTGCACATTATCTGGTGCCGGCTCATCCACCGCAGGTCAGTCGCAAACCCGTAGCGTGGCGGTTGGTGCCCGAATCGCAATCCGCCTGGCATGCAGGCACCAGTTACTGGCGCGGTTATACCCAGTTGAACGGCACATCCATTGGTATTGAACAGGAAAATCTTGGCTTACAACAAACCGCGTCCGGCACCGGTGGGTGGCAACCCTATACACCACAACAGATTTCGTTGGTAACCCACCTTGCTCGTGACATCATCGCCCGTCATCATATTGCACCACAGTATGTGGTGGGGCATAGCGATATCGCTCCCCAGCGCAAACTCGACCCAGGACCGTTGTTTCCCTGGCAGCAACTGGCGCAGGAGGGGATTGGTGCCTGGCCGGATGCACAGCGGGTTCGCTTCTACCTGGCAAACAGACAGGAATATGATCCGGTAGACAAAAACGCGTTGCTGGAAAAACTGGCGTGTTATGGCTATGAGGTCACTCCGGGTATGAGCGACATCCAGCAGCAACGTGTAGTGGCGGCATTTCAGATGCACTTCCGGCAACAGCGCTATAATGGCGAAGCGGATGCGGAAACCGAAGCCATTGTCGATGCGTTGTTGGAAAAATATGGCGCGATGGCATCATGCAAGGAAACGCCGGTAATGGATAACAATCATTCCACCTTTGGTTAA
- a CDS encoding heavy metal-binding domain-containing protein — protein MMQLPTISQLSTTSMLEGHVIETYCGVITGKAIPDVNIFRDFFAGISNIVGGRFGAYEKELRYARQIAFREMQQQDKELVGMDTIVGIDIDYETVGKDRSMLMVSVGVAPVMVRLS, from the coding sequence ATGATGCAATTACCCACTATATCGCAATTATCCACTACATCGATGTTGGAAGGTCACGTCATTGAAACTTACTGCGGCGTGATAACAGGTAAAGCGATTCCTGATGTCAATATCTTCCGGGATTTTTTTGCTGGTATCAGCAATATTGTCGGTGGTCGTTTCGGAGCCTATGAAAAGGAGCTACGCTATGCCCGACAGATAGCTTTTCGGGAAATGCAACAGCAGGATAAGGAACTGGTGGGGATGGATACGATTGTCGGCATTGATATTGACTATGAAACAGTTGGCAAAGACCGCAGCATGTTGATGGTGTCAGTCGGCGTTGCCCCAGTTATGGTTCGCTTATCATGA
- the artP gene encoding arginine ABC transporter ATP-binding protein ArtP translates to MSIQLNSINCFYGAQQALFDVTLDCPAGETLVLLGPSGAGKSSLLRVLNLLETPRSGTLSIGGNTFDFSQMPAESAIRDLRRNVGMVFQQYNLWPHLTVQQNLVEAPCRVLGLNHQDAHARAEKLLSRLRLSDFADRYPLHLSGGQQQRVAIARALMMEPQVLLFDEPTAALDPEITAQVVSIIKELSETGITQVIVTHEVDFARKTASRVVYMENGRIVEQGDASLFSQPQTPAFAGYLSH, encoded by the coding sequence ATGAGTATTCAACTAAACAGCATTAACTGTTTCTATGGCGCACAGCAGGCGCTGTTCGATGTCACCCTCGATTGTCCCGCTGGCGAAACGCTGGTGTTGCTCGGCCCCAGCGGCGCTGGCAAAAGTTCGTTATTGCGGGTACTGAACCTGCTGGAAACGCCCCGCTCCGGTACGTTGAGCATCGGCGGCAATACTTTCGATTTTAGCCAGATGCCCGCCGAAAGCGCCATTCGTGACCTGCGCCGCAATGTCGGCATGGTGTTCCAGCAGTATAATTTATGGCCACATCTCACCGTGCAGCAGAATCTGGTCGAAGCACCCTGCCGCGTATTGGGACTTAACCATCAGGATGCACATGCTCGCGCAGAAAAATTGCTGAGTCGTTTGCGGCTTAGCGACTTTGCCGACCGCTACCCGTTGCACCTCTCCGGCGGTCAGCAGCAACGAGTTGCCATCGCCCGTGCGCTAATGATGGAACCGCAGGTCTTATTATTCGACGAACCGACCGCCGCCCTCGACCCGGAAATCACCGCTCAGGTGGTTAGCATTATTAAGGAATTGAGCGAAACCGGTATCACTCAGGTCATCGTCACCCATGAAGTGGATTTCGCACGCAAAACCGCCAGCCGCGTGGTGTACATGGAAAATGGCCGCATTGTGGAACAAGGCGACGCCTCACTCTTTTCCCAACCACAGACACCAGCATTTGCTGGCTATTTATCTCACTGA
- the artJ gene encoding arginine ABC transporter substrate-binding protein, whose amino-acid sequence MKKLFVAALLGGLSFSAGAAETIRFATEASYPPFESVDASNQIVGFDIDLANALCKHIQATCTFSNQAFDSLIPGLKFRRYDAVIAGMDITPERQQQVSFTQPYYENSALFIAQKGKLADIAALKGKRVGVQNGTTHQKFLLDKHKDITVVPYDSYQNAVLDLKNGRLDAVFGDTAVVNEWLKENANLASVGDKVTDKDYFGIGLGIAVRQNNDELVKKFNDALNNIKQDGTYQTIYKKWFQQ is encoded by the coding sequence ATGAAAAAATTGTTTGTTGCCGCTCTGCTCGGCGGGTTAAGCTTTTCTGCTGGCGCAGCCGAAACCATTCGCTTTGCCACCGAGGCGTCCTACCCTCCGTTTGAATCGGTAGATGCCAGTAACCAGATCGTCGGCTTCGACATTGATCTCGCTAATGCGTTGTGCAAACACATTCAGGCCACCTGTACCTTCAGCAATCAGGCATTTGATAGTCTGATCCCCGGCCTGAAGTTCCGTCGCTATGATGCGGTAATCGCCGGTATGGACATCACCCCGGAACGCCAGCAGCAAGTCTCTTTTACCCAGCCGTACTATGAAAACTCGGCGCTGTTCATTGCTCAGAAAGGCAAACTGGCGGATATCGCGGCGCTGAAAGGCAAGCGTGTCGGGGTACAGAATGGCACTACACATCAAAAATTCCTGCTGGATAAGCACAAAGACATCACCGTCGTGCCGTATGACAGTTACCAGAACGCGGTGCTGGACCTGAAGAATGGTCGTCTGGACGCCGTCTTCGGCGACACTGCCGTCGTGAACGAGTGGCTGAAAGAGAACGCAAATCTGGCTTCTGTTGGCGATAAAGTTACCGATAAAGACTATTTCGGCATCGGCTTGGGTATTGCGGTTCGCCAGAACAATGATGAGCTGGTGAAAAAATTCAACGATGCGCTGAACAACATCAAGCAGGATGGCACCTACCAGACCATCTACAAGAAATGGTTCCAGCAGTAA
- the artQ gene encoding arginine ABC transporter permease ArtQ — protein sequence MTEFQPLASAAGMTVGLAVCALLLGLLLAMLFALWENARWKALSACGTAIVTLLRGLPEILVVLFIYFGSSQLLLVLSDGFTLNLGLVQMPVKLAIDNFEVSPFLCGVIALSLLYAAYASQTLRGALKAVPRGQWESGQALGMSKSAIFRRLIMPQMWRHALPGLGNQWLVLLKDTALVSLISVNDLMLQTKSIATRTQEPFTWYMIAAAIYLAITLLSQAILKKIETRATRFERRPS from the coding sequence ATGACTGAATTTCAACCTCTTGCAAGCGCCGCCGGGATGACCGTCGGCCTTGCCGTTTGTGCTCTGCTACTAGGCCTGCTGCTGGCAATGTTGTTTGCCCTGTGGGAAAACGCGCGCTGGAAAGCGCTCAGCGCTTGTGGCACCGCGATAGTTACCCTGCTGCGCGGCTTGCCGGAAATTCTGGTGGTGCTATTTATCTATTTTGGCTCGTCCCAGTTGTTGCTGGTGCTGTCCGACGGTTTCACACTCAATCTCGGTCTGGTGCAGATGCCTGTCAAACTGGCTATCGATAATTTTGAAGTCAGCCCGTTTCTGTGTGGCGTTATTGCATTGTCGCTGCTGTATGCCGCCTATGCATCGCAGACGCTACGTGGCGCACTGAAAGCGGTACCGCGTGGTCAGTGGGAGTCAGGTCAGGCGCTGGGAATGAGCAAAAGCGCGATCTTTCGCCGTCTGATTATGCCGCAAATGTGGCGTCATGCCCTGCCGGGGCTAGGTAACCAGTGGCTGGTGTTGCTAAAAGACACTGCGTTGGTCTCGCTGATTAGCGTCAATGACCTGATGTTGCAAACCAAAAGCATCGCCACCCGTACTCAGGAACCCTTCACCTGGTACATGATTGCTGCTGCTATCTATCTGGCGATTACCCTGTTAAGTCAGGCGATCCTGAAAAAGATTGAAACGCGCGCCACACGCTTTGAACGGAGACCGTCCTGA
- the artM gene encoding arginine ABC transporter permease ArtM: MLDYIPELLKGLHTSLVLTLAALLLALLLSLLLTVILTLKTPVLSALAKGYITLFTGTPLLVQIFLIYYGPGQFDSIRHVEWLWNLLSQPWLCAVSALALNSAAYTTQLFYGAVRAIPAGQWQSCAALGMNQRQTLRILLPFAFKRALSSYSNEVVLVFKGTSLAYTITLMEVMGYGQLLYGRTYDVLVFGAAGIVYLCVNGLLTLLMRIIERRALRFEQRNT; this comes from the coding sequence ATGCTGGACTATATTCCCGAACTGCTGAAAGGGCTGCACACCAGTCTGGTGCTGACATTGGCCGCGCTGTTGCTGGCGTTATTGCTGTCGTTGCTGTTGACGGTGATTTTGACGCTAAAAACCCCGGTGCTGTCGGCTCTGGCCAAAGGCTATATCACCTTGTTTACCGGCACCCCGCTGCTGGTGCAGATTTTCCTGATTTATTACGGTCCTGGCCAATTCGACTCGATTCGACACGTTGAGTGGTTGTGGAATCTGCTATCGCAGCCGTGGTTGTGCGCAGTCAGCGCGCTGGCGCTGAACAGCGCAGCCTATACCACACAGCTGTTCTACGGTGCGGTGCGAGCTATTCCGGCAGGACAATGGCAGTCCTGCGCGGCGTTGGGGATGAATCAGCGCCAGACATTGCGTATTCTGCTGCCGTTTGCGTTTAAACGTGCACTTTCGTCGTACTCCAACGAGGTGGTGTTGGTGTTTAAGGGTACTTCGCTGGCCTACACTATTACGCTGATGGAAGTGATGGGCTACGGTCAGTTGCTGTACGGTCGTACCTATGACGTGCTGGTATTTGGCGCGGCAGGGATTGTCTACCTGTGCGTCAATGGCCTGTTGACGCTACTGATGCGCATCATCGAACGACGCGCACTACGTTTCGAACAGCGCAACACCTGA
- a CDS encoding arginine ABC transporter substrate-binding protein, with amino-acid sequence MKKLILAALLSTTPLSTMTFNAMAADTIRFAASATYPPFESLDASNQIVGFDIDLANALCKQLQATCSFTNQAFDSLIPALKFRRYDAIISGMDITPERSKQVAFTQPYYANSAIIIAQKGKYHTLTELKGKRIGMENGTTHQKFLQEKHPEVTTVPYDSYQNALIDLKNGRLDGVFGDTAVVNEWLKTNPDLATVGEKVTDPAYFGIGLGIAVRPDNQALLEKLNGALNAINANGTYKAINDKWFPQQ; translated from the coding sequence ATGAAAAAATTGATTCTTGCCGCACTGCTGTCCACCACCCCCCTTAGCACCATGACCTTTAACGCTATGGCGGCAGACACTATCCGCTTCGCCGCATCGGCCACTTATCCGCCATTCGAATCTCTGGATGCCAGCAACCAGATCGTCGGGTTTGATATCGATCTCGCCAATGCGCTGTGCAAACAATTACAGGCAACCTGTAGCTTCACCAATCAGGCATTTGACAGCCTGATTCCGGCGCTGAAATTCCGCCGTTACGACGCCATTATTTCCGGAATGGACATCACCCCAGAACGCAGCAAGCAAGTGGCGTTTACCCAACCGTACTACGCCAACTCAGCGATCATCATTGCTCAGAAAGGCAAATATCACACACTTACCGAGCTGAAAGGTAAACGCATCGGCATGGAAAATGGCACAACTCACCAGAAATTCTTGCAGGAAAAACACCCAGAGGTCACAACCGTCCCGTACGACAGTTACCAGAATGCGTTAATCGACCTGAAAAACGGTCGCCTTGACGGCGTATTCGGCGATACCGCCGTGGTGAACGAATGGCTGAAAACCAACCCGGACCTGGCAACCGTCGGCGAGAAAGTGACCGACCCTGCCTATTTCGGCATCGGGCTGGGTATTGCAGTACGGCCAGACAATCAGGCGCTGCTGGAAAAATTGAACGGCGCACTGAACGCCATCAATGCTAACGGCACCTACAAAGCCATCAACGACAAGTGGTTTCCACAGCAATAA
- the rlmC gene encoding 23S rRNA (uracil(747)-C(5))-methyltransferase RlmC, whose product MQCARYNDGLCRSCQWLETAYSQQVTDKQQHLLGLLAALPVQRWLMPVTSAEIAFRNKAKMVVSGSVERPLLGMLHRDGAAVDLCDCPLYPDSFVPVFSVLKTFIAHAGLTPYNVARRRGELKYLLLTQSTLSGHFMLRFVLRSETKLSQLRAALPWLQQQLPQLAVISANIQPVHQAILEGEQEIPLTQTQALEERFNQVPLYIRPQSFFQTNPQVAAALYDTARQWVSALSVRSVWDLFCGVGGFGLHCTGPDMPLTGIEISPEAIACAQRSAEQMGMKHVNFAALDSTHFAVGEAQTPDLVIVNPPRRGIGAELCDYLSRMAPPYLLYSSCNAESMARDITRLSAYQIQQVQLFDMFPHTAHYEVLTLLQRRI is encoded by the coding sequence ATGCAATGTGCCCGCTATAACGACGGCTTGTGCCGTTCCTGTCAATGGCTGGAAACCGCCTATTCGCAGCAGGTAACCGATAAGCAGCAGCATCTGCTTGGCTTGCTGGCCGCGCTTCCTGTTCAGCGCTGGCTGATGCCAGTAACCTCGGCGGAAATCGCCTTTCGCAATAAAGCTAAGATGGTCGTTAGTGGTAGTGTCGAACGCCCGCTGCTGGGGATGCTGCATCGTGATGGTGCGGCGGTGGATCTTTGTGATTGTCCGCTGTATCCCGACAGTTTTGTGCCAGTGTTTAGCGTATTGAAAACGTTCATTGCCCACGCCGGGCTGACGCCCTATAACGTTGCCCGACGCCGGGGGGAACTGAAATATTTGCTGTTGACGCAAAGCACCCTGAGTGGTCATTTCATGCTGCGTTTTGTGCTGCGTTCCGAAACCAAGCTGTCGCAACTGCGCGCCGCGCTGCCGTGGTTACAGCAGCAGTTGCCGCAGTTGGCGGTGATATCCGCTAATATTCAGCCAGTCCATCAGGCGATACTGGAAGGGGAGCAGGAGATTCCGCTGACGCAAACGCAGGCGCTGGAAGAACGCTTTAATCAGGTGCCGCTGTACATCAGGCCGCAAAGCTTCTTCCAGACCAACCCGCAGGTAGCCGCTGCCTTGTATGACACCGCCCGGCAATGGGTATCGGCGCTGTCGGTGCGCAGTGTGTGGGATCTGTTTTGCGGCGTGGGCGGATTCGGCCTGCATTGCACTGGGCCTGACATGCCGCTCACCGGTATTGAAATTAGCCCCGAAGCCATTGCTTGTGCACAGCGTTCGGCTGAGCAAATGGGGATGAAACACGTCAACTTTGCTGCGCTTGATTCCACCCACTTTGCCGTTGGCGAAGCACAGACGCCGGATCTGGTGATCGTCAATCCCCCCCGGCGTGGTATTGGTGCCGAATTGTGCGATTATCTAAGCCGGATGGCCCCGCCGTATCTCCTTTACTCCAGTTGCAACGCCGAAAGCATGGCGAGAGACATCACGCGTCTGTCGGCGTACCAGATTCAGCAGGTACAGTTATTCGATATGTTCCCGCATACTGCGCATTACGAGGTGCTGACGCTGCTGCAACGGCGCATTTGA
- a CDS encoding YbjO family protein, giving the protein MFAPVAIMVAGSAIIATRCMGIVLTISELGLNGFGGWLSSSAKQWDSTLVLLAALLVVCLEVRCGFAVLSGLNWGRWCFLLTQFLVTLYMLTASLMEFLPPIFHVSGDGIGEILHHLLMQRLPDFLLILLLFLPRRSQRFFTRHP; this is encoded by the coding sequence ATGTTTGCCCCCGTCGCTATCATGGTGGCAGGTTCAGCGATTATCGCTACCCGGTGTATGGGGATCGTCCTGACTATCAGTGAACTGGGGCTGAATGGTTTTGGTGGTTGGCTTAGCAGTAGCGCCAAACAGTGGGACAGTACGTTGGTACTACTGGCTGCGTTGTTGGTGGTGTGTCTCGAAGTTCGCTGCGGATTTGCGGTACTCAGTGGGTTGAATTGGGGGCGCTGGTGCTTCCTGCTAACCCAGTTCCTGGTGACGCTCTACATGCTGACGGCGTCGCTGATGGAGTTTTTGCCACCGATTTTTCATGTCAGCGGCGACGGTATCGGTGAGATTTTGCACCATTTGCTGATGCAGCGGTTGCCGGATTTTCTGCTGATTTTGCTGTTGTTTCTGCCCCGGCGCAGCCAGCGTTTTTTTACACGCCATCCCTAA
- the potI gene encoding putrescine ABC transporter permease PotI — MNNLPVVRSPWRTLILVLGYSFLYAPMLMLVVYSFNSSRLVTVWAGWSTQWYGALFEDSAMISAVLLSLTIAAASATMAVVLGTLAAVVMVRFGNFRGSNGFAFMLTAPLVMPDVITGLSLLLLFVALAQAIGWPAERGMLTIWLAHVTFCSAYVTVVISARLRELDHSIEEAAMDLGATPLKVFFIITVPMIAPALVSGWLLAFTLSLDDLVIASFVSGPGATTLPMLVFSSVRMGVNPQINALASLILLVVGIIGLIVWWFMARAEKQRQRDLQKARRG; from the coding sequence ATGAACAATTTACCGGTCGTGCGTTCGCCGTGGCGAACACTGATTCTGGTGCTGGGATACAGCTTTCTGTATGCACCGATGTTGATGCTGGTTGTCTATTCCTTCAATAGTTCCCGTCTGGTGACGGTGTGGGCGGGTTGGTCCACCCAGTGGTACGGCGCGTTGTTTGAAGATTCTGCGATGATCAGCGCGGTATTACTTAGCCTGACTATAGCGGCGGCGTCGGCCACCATGGCGGTGGTATTGGGGACGCTGGCGGCGGTAGTGATGGTGCGCTTCGGCAATTTCCGTGGTTCTAACGGGTTTGCTTTTATGCTGACCGCGCCGCTGGTCATGCCGGATGTGATCACCGGGTTGTCGCTGTTGCTGCTGTTTGTGGCGTTGGCGCAGGCTATCGGCTGGCCGGCAGAACGCGGTATGTTGACCATCTGGCTGGCGCACGTCACATTCTGTTCGGCATATGTCACCGTGGTTATCAGTGCCCGCCTGCGCGAGTTGGATCATTCGATTGAAGAAGCGGCGATGGATCTGGGGGCGACGCCGCTGAAGGTGTTTTTTATCATCACTGTGCCGATGATAGCACCAGCGCTGGTGTCCGGCTGGCTGCTGGCCTTTACCCTGTCGCTGGATGATCTGGTGATTGCCAGCTTTGTCTCCGGTCCTGGTGCCACTACGTTGCCGATGCTGGTTTTTTCCAGCGTAAGAATGGGTGTTAACCCGCAAATTAACGCGCTGGCGTCTCTGATATTGTTGGTAGTAGGCATTATCGGTTTGATTGTCTGGTGGTTTATGGCCAGGGCGGAAAAGCAACGTCAGCGTGATTTGCAAAAAGCAAGGCGTGGCTGA